One part of the Truepera radiovictrix DSM 17093 genome encodes these proteins:
- a CDS encoding Na+/H+ antiporter subunit E — translation MHHASQPGTPTRGWRPARQALAQVALLALVWWALTGGEARSWYFGVPVVLLAVWASRTLFPGVGTPVRWRGALLFALVFLWGSLRGGVDVAWRAFDPRMPLEPAFLAYPLRLPPGPARVLLANATSLMPGTLSAELTPTHLRVHALTGDLQTEAALEGLERVVGGVFGYALPRRRGA, via the coding sequence ATGCATCACGCGTCCCAACCGGGGACACCCACAAGGGGGTGGCGACCAGCGCGTCAGGCGCTCGCGCAGGTCGCCCTTTTGGCGCTCGTCTGGTGGGCGCTCACGGGCGGTGAGGCGCGGAGCTGGTACTTCGGCGTGCCGGTCGTGCTGCTCGCCGTCTGGGCTAGCCGTACGCTCTTTCCGGGCGTCGGGACGCCCGTACGCTGGCGCGGCGCGCTCCTTTTCGCGCTGGTCTTTCTCTGGGGTTCGCTGCGCGGCGGCGTCGACGTGGCGTGGCGGGCGTTTGACCCGCGCATGCCGCTCGAGCCCGCCTTTCTCGCCTATCCGCTGCGGCTCCCCCCCGGCCCCGCACGGGTGCTCTTGGCCAACGCCACGAGCTTGATGCCGGGGACACTCAGCGCCGAGCTGACGCCGACACACCTGCGCGTACACGCGCTGACGGGCGACCTGCAGACCGAAGCGGCGTTAGAGGGGCTCGAGCGGGTCGTCGGCGGCGTGTTCGGCTACGCGCTCCCCCGCCGGAGGGGCGCGTGA
- a CDS encoding complex I subunit 5 family protein, whose protein sequence is MTPVDASLWPFDLIIWPIVLPLIGATLSFVLPRLAVPLGVSTAFVTLLSVAALLLEVWAVGAESYALGGWAAPLGIALYADGLSVVMLLMAGAVGALISVYAAGYFKLGALDIAIFWPLWLFLWAALNAIFLSNDIFNLYVGLELMGISAVGLVVVAGGRTAVVAGTRYLLVSLIGSLAYLLGVALLYGAFGTLDLDTLAASITPVPAAWAAVALITVGMALKTALFPLHFWLPPTHASAPAPVSALLSGLVAKASFYLLLRLWFSVFPAALTPAVVHLIGLLGAFGILWGSALALRQSRLKLLIAYSTVAQIGYLFVLFPLAGPNGWGSEAWSGGVIQAFSHAFAKAAMFLSAGTLAYAVGDDGIESLGGVTKHLPLSVVAFGLAGVSLIGLPPSGGFTAKWLLLLAAFGTGQWWHALAILVGSLLAAGYVFRVVQVALSGGQGRAARLTPRRLEVASLTLALIALLLGFASAPLLQLLSIGVPA, encoded by the coding sequence GTGACGCCCGTCGACGCCTCCTTGTGGCCCTTTGACCTCATCATCTGGCCCATCGTGCTGCCGTTAATCGGCGCTACGCTCTCGTTCGTGCTGCCGCGCCTCGCGGTGCCCCTAGGGGTCAGCACGGCGTTCGTCACCCTGCTGAGCGTCGCCGCGCTGCTTTTAGAGGTCTGGGCGGTGGGTGCCGAGAGCTACGCCCTGGGCGGTTGGGCCGCGCCGCTAGGCATCGCCCTCTACGCGGACGGGCTCAGCGTAGTGATGCTCCTCATGGCGGGCGCCGTGGGGGCGCTTATTAGCGTCTACGCGGCGGGCTACTTTAAGCTGGGCGCGCTCGACATCGCCATCTTCTGGCCGCTCTGGCTCTTTTTGTGGGCCGCCCTCAACGCGATCTTCCTGTCCAACGACATCTTCAACCTCTACGTGGGGCTCGAGCTGATGGGCATCTCCGCGGTCGGGCTCGTGGTGGTCGCCGGGGGGCGCACCGCCGTGGTCGCGGGTACGCGCTACTTGTTGGTGTCGCTCATCGGTTCGCTCGCCTACCTGTTGGGCGTCGCGCTGCTCTACGGCGCGTTCGGCACCCTGGACCTCGATACCCTAGCGGCGTCGATCACACCGGTGCCGGCCGCGTGGGCGGCGGTGGCGCTCATCACGGTCGGCATGGCGCTTAAAACCGCCCTCTTTCCGCTCCACTTCTGGCTGCCGCCGACGCACGCGAGCGCGCCCGCGCCGGTGAGCGCGCTGCTCTCGGGGCTCGTCGCCAAGGCGTCGTTTTATCTGCTGCTGCGCCTGTGGTTTTCCGTCTTCCCCGCCGCGCTCACCCCGGCGGTGGTGCACCTCATCGGCCTTTTGGGGGCTTTCGGCATCCTCTGGGGTTCCGCGCTGGCGCTCCGCCAGAGCCGCCTAAAGCTGCTGATCGCCTACTCGACGGTCGCCCAGATCGGCTACTTGTTCGTGCTCTTCCCGCTCGCCGGCCCCAACGGTTGGGGGAGCGAGGCGTGGAGCGGCGGGGTCATCCAGGCGTTTTCGCACGCTTTCGCCAAGGCCGCGATGTTCCTCTCGGCCGGCACGCTCGCCTACGCGGTGGGTGACGACGGCATCGAGTCGTTGGGCGGGGTGACCAAGCACCTGCCGCTGTCGGTCGTCGCGTTCGGTCTAGCGGGGGTGTCGCTCATCGGGCTGCCGCCGAGCGGCGGGTTTACGGCGAAGTGGCTGCTGCTGCTCGCCGCCTTTGGAACCGGGCAGTGGTGGCACGCCCTCGCCATCTTGGTGGGCAGCCTGCTCGCTGCGGGGTACGTCTTTAGGGTCGTGCAGGTCGCGCTTAGCGGGGGGCAGGGGCGCGCCGCGCGCCTCACCCCGCGGCGGCTCGAGGTCGCCTCGCTCACGCTCGCGCTCATCGCCCTGCTGCTCGGCTTCGCCTCGGCGCCGCTGTTGCAGCTTCTTAGCATCGGGGTCCCCGCATGA
- a CDS encoding monovalent cation/H+ antiporter complex subunit F, which produces MTELYLAATLFLLANIFAGLVRVLRGPTPADRMMASQLFGTTGVAMLLLLAEGLASPALRDVALLFALLGALALVAFVRRAWIHKAPSDGPERSTP; this is translated from the coding sequence GTGACCGAACTCTACCTCGCCGCCACGCTCTTTTTGCTCGCGAACATCTTCGCAGGGCTTGTGCGCGTGCTGCGCGGGCCGACGCCCGCCGACCGGATGATGGCGTCGCAGCTTTTCGGCACCACAGGGGTCGCCATGCTGCTGCTTTTAGCCGAAGGCCTAGCGTCGCCGGCGTTGCGCGACGTCGCGCTGCTCTTTGCGCTCCTCGGCGCGCTCGCGCTCGTCGCCTTTGTCCGGCGGGCGTGGATCCACAAGGCCCCCTCCGACGGCCCCGAAAGGAGCACGCCGTGA
- a CDS encoding sodium:proton antiporter: MTISTLYALSSTALIGICLYGVFTRAHLIRKVLALNILGSSIFLLLVSFARRSGAEPDPVPHAMVLTGIVVAVSATAFTLAMVRRLFQETGYAYLPEDAPQTATQPPHDEDHRDDAA; the protein is encoded by the coding sequence GTGACGATCTCGACCCTTTACGCGCTCTCGAGCACGGCGCTTATCGGCATCTGCTTGTACGGCGTCTTTACGCGCGCGCACCTGATCCGCAAGGTGTTGGCGCTCAACATCTTGGGCAGCAGCATCTTTTTGCTGCTCGTGAGCTTTGCGCGGCGCAGCGGCGCCGAACCCGATCCCGTACCGCACGCGATGGTCCTTACCGGCATCGTGGTCGCGGTGAGCGCGACCGCCTTTACGCTGGCGATGGTGCGCCGCCTCTTTCAGGAGACGGGGTACGCCTACCTCCCCGAAGACGCGCCTCAGACCGCTACGCAGCCCCCCCATGATGAGGATCACCGAGACGATGCTGCCTAA
- a CDS encoding Na(+)/H(+) antiporter subunit B produces the protein MALSLPLLAWQALATRDLFKAVVLFIAFGLLASLAWVRLGAPDVALAEAAIGAGLTGALLLDTLGRIGPKEEPRGES, from the coding sequence TTGGCGCTCTCCCTGCCACTGTTGGCGTGGCAGGCGCTCGCCACCCGCGACCTCTTTAAAGCCGTGGTGCTCTTTATCGCGTTTGGGCTTCTCGCCTCGCTCGCTTGGGTGCGCCTCGGCGCGCCCGACGTCGCGCTCGCCGAGGCGGCGATCGGCGCGGGCCTCACGGGCGCGCTGCTGCTCGACACCCTGGGCCGCATCGGTCCGAAAGAGGAACCCCGTGGCGAGTCCTAA
- the mnhG gene encoding monovalent cation/H(+) antiporter subunit G, with protein MNLATLLNWGSATLIVVGCLFFLAGTVGLLRFPDVYSRLHALTKADNVGLGLVALGLTLQAESFAAGAKILAIWLLVLPASATAAHLIAEAAVRARIPHWRRPSPR; from the coding sequence GTGAACCTAGCGACCCTGCTGAACTGGGGTTCTGCCACACTCATCGTGGTGGGCTGCTTGTTTTTTCTCGCCGGTACCGTTGGGCTGCTGCGTTTTCCCGACGTCTACAGCCGCCTGCACGCGCTCACCAAAGCCGACAACGTCGGGCTCGGCCTCGTCGCGCTAGGGCTCACCCTGCAGGCCGAGTCGTTCGCGGCGGGGGCGAAGATCCTGGCGATTTGGCTGCTCGTCTTGCCCGCGAGCGCGACCGCCGCGCACCTCATCGCCGAAGCGGCGGTCCGCGCGCGCATCCCCCACTGGAGGCGACCATCACCGCGCTGA
- a CDS encoding Na(+)/H(+) antiporter subunit B — translation MVKQHRSHHGHKTLLRRFVIGFLATATTLSLAWAVLELPTPPVDLAAQVRAALPESGVTQPITAVLLNFRSYDTLLEVAVLLIALISVWALRLEAPQAEGPVAATTPVLTSLVRFLTPMMILVAGYLLWAGSTRPGGAFQGGAVLGALGELLLLAALFHGALRRTWPLRTLLTLGFGVFLGVGVLSFFVGGTLLEYPEGWAYPAILAIETLLTVSIGLTLALLFLGADPVHVREDDPREQPSAPREALAFETERAVPEEAL, via the coding sequence GTGGTCAAGCAGCACCGCTCGCACCACGGCCACAAGACGCTCTTGCGCCGCTTCGTCATCGGCTTTTTGGCGACGGCAACGACGCTCTCGCTCGCCTGGGCGGTGCTCGAGCTCCCCACGCCACCCGTTGACCTCGCCGCGCAGGTGCGCGCGGCGCTCCCCGAGAGCGGCGTGACCCAACCCATCACGGCGGTGCTGCTCAACTTCCGCAGCTACGACACCCTGCTCGAGGTCGCGGTGCTGCTCATCGCGCTGATTAGCGTCTGGGCGCTGCGGCTCGAGGCCCCCCAAGCCGAGGGGCCGGTCGCCGCGACGACGCCCGTGCTCACCTCGCTGGTGCGGTTTTTGACCCCCATGATGATCCTCGTCGCGGGCTACTTGCTGTGGGCCGGTTCGACGCGGCCGGGGGGCGCCTTCCAGGGGGGGGCGGTGTTGGGGGCGTTGGGCGAACTTCTCCTCTTGGCGGCGCTTTTTCACGGGGCGCTGCGGCGCACGTGGCCGCTCCGCACCCTGCTCACCCTCGGCTTCGGCGTCTTTTTGGGGGTGGGCGTGCTGTCGTTTTTCGTCGGCGGGACCCTGCTCGAGTACCCCGAGGGCTGGGCCTACCCCGCGATCCTCGCCATCGAAACCCTTTTAACCGTCTCCATCGGCCTCACGCTCGCGCTGCTCTTTTTGGGCGCCGACCCGGTCCACGTCCGCGAGGACGATCCCCGGGAGCAGCCCAGCGCACCCCGCGAGGCGCTGGCCTTTGAAACCGAAAGAGCGGTGCCGGAGGAGGCGCTGTGA